A section of the Myxocyprinus asiaticus isolate MX2 ecotype Aquarium Trade chromosome 40, UBuf_Myxa_2, whole genome shotgun sequence genome encodes:
- the poglut3 gene encoding protein O-glucosyltransferase 3 gives MVEMISQTNIIHAFRHLPHVVFAVIIIAVLHPGVCQDAEINPNKCLVWGPGLNPDVVLPVRYFYIQTVDSHGGNITVSPGKDLFKVKITSLEKEYLRIHVPPPLDRGDGSLLVRYRLYGSSAKGLKVEVLYQDKPVAKSPYTLKGPIYHEYCDCPESDVKAWQSVMQCSEEDPQIQIDFSSFPSIDLQQLLQEVPQRFAKRGGLIHYTILNNQVHRRSLGKYTDFKMFSDEMLLSLARKVKLPDVEFYINVGDWPMENRKVNDKPVPVISWCGSTETRDIILPTYDITHSTLEAMRGVTNDLLSVQGNTGPVWSNKLGKAFFRGRDSREERLQLVTMSQENPELLDAGITAFFFFREREKDLGKSPLVGFFDFFKYKYQVNVDGTVAAYRFPYLMLGNSLVLKQDSPYYEHFYTHLKPGVHYIPVKRNLSDLIEKIKWAKSNDAEVESIAKRGQSLVRDLLQPHRLYCYYYSVFQTYANRQTTQPVVHPDMEIVLQPSDHTALCNCERRSVDKQHQQKKDEL, from the exons ATGGTTGAAATGATCTCTCAGACAAACATTATACACGCTTTTCGACATTTACCACACGTTGTGTTCGCTGTGATCATTATTGCAGTTTTACATCCAGGGGTTTGTCAGGATGCTGAGATAAATCCGAATAAATGTCTTGTGTGGGGTCCTGGACTGAATCCTGATGTTGTGCTGCCTGTCAGATACTTTTACATTCAGACTGTAGATTCACATGGAGGAAACATCACTGTCTCTCCAG GCAAAGACTTATTCAAAGTGAAGATAACCTCTTTGGAAAAAGAGTATCTACGTATCCATGTCCCACCACCCTTGGACCGGGGCGATGGCTCCCTGCTTGTGCGATACCGTCTCTATGGAAGCTCTGCAAAGGGTTTGAAGGTTGAAGTGTTGTATCAAGACAAGCCCGTGGCAAAGTCACCGTATACTCTCAAAG GTCCTATTTATCATGAATACTGTGATTGCCCAGAGTCAGATGTGAAAGCCTGGCAGAGTGTTATGCAGTGTTCAGAGGAAGATCCCCAGATTCAGATTGATTTCAGCTCATTCCCTTCTATAGACCTGCAGCAGCTTTTGCAGGAGGTTCCACAACGCTTTGCAAAGCGAGGTGGACTCATTCACTATACCATCTTAAATAACCAGGTGCATCGGCGCTCTCTGGGCAAGTACACAGATTTCAAGATGTTCTCCGATGAGATGCTGCTCTCCCTTGCTCGAAAA GTAAAATTACCTGATGTGGAATTTTATATTAATGTTGGTGACTGGCCAATGGAGAATAGGAAAGTGAATGACAAACCAGTACCAGTTATCTCATGGTGTGGGTCCACAGAAACGCGGGACATCATTCTTCCCACCTATGACATCACACACTCAACCTTAGAGGCAATGAGAGGTGTAACAAATGACCTGCTCTCAGTCCAGGGGAACACAG GTCCTGTGTGGTCGAATAAACTGGGCAAGGCATTCTTCAGAGGCAGAGACAGTCGAGAAGAGCGCTTGCAGCTGGTAACCATGTCTCAAGAAAATCCTGAATTGCTTGATGCAGGAATAACGGCGTTCTTTTTCTTTCGTGAACGGGAGAAGGATCTTGGTAAATCTCCGCTGGTTGGTTTCTTTGACTTCTTTAAG TACAAATACCAGGTGAACGTGGATGGAACAGTAGCTGCTTACAGGTTTCCTTACTTGATGCTGGGCAACAGCTTGGTCCTAAAACAGGATTCACCATACTATGAACACTTTTACACACATCTGAAACCAGGTGTACACTACATACCTGTGAAGAGGAACCTTTCTGACCTTATTGAGAAGATTAAATGGGCAAAG AGCAATGATGCAGAGGTAGAGAGCATCGCTAAGAGAGGACAGTCACTGGTGAGAGATCTACTTCAGCCTCACAGActctactgctactactactcaGTATTTCAG ACCTATGCAAATCGTCAGACAACTCAACCTGTCGTTCATCCTGATATGGAAATAGTGCTTCAGCCATCTGATCACACTGCACTGTGTAACTGTGAGAGAAGATCAGTTGACAAGCAACATCAACAGAAGAAGGATGAGCTTTGA